The proteins below are encoded in one region of Planctopirus limnophila DSM 3776:
- the dtd gene encoding D-aminoacyl-tRNA deacylase, with translation MRAVVQRVTEARVKVAGKIVGEIGRGLMVLIGVSTRDTEADAEWLADKLVGLRIFEDEDGKMNLACTEIGGSVLAVSQFTLLGDARQGRRPSFTMAARPELAEPLYEQVVSILRDRGLNVQTGQFRTEMKVELINDGPVTMLLDSQKLF, from the coding sequence ATGAGAGCAGTCGTTCAACGAGTGACAGAAGCCCGTGTCAAAGTGGCGGGCAAGATCGTGGGCGAGATTGGCCGTGGTCTGATGGTGCTGATTGGTGTCAGCACGCGTGACACAGAGGCCGACGCGGAATGGTTGGCAGACAAGTTGGTGGGTCTCCGCATCTTTGAAGACGAGGACGGAAAAATGAACCTCGCCTGCACTGAGATCGGGGGAAGTGTTCTGGCTGTCTCTCAATTCACACTTCTGGGAGATGCTCGTCAGGGCCGGCGTCCCAGTTTCACTATGGCCGCCAGACCAGAACTGGCAGAGCCACTTTACGAGCAGGTCGTTTCCATTCTCCGTGATCGAGGGCTTAACGTGCAGACAGGTCAGTTCCGTACGGAAATGAAAGTCGAACTGATCAACGATGGGCCAGTCACCATGCTGCTCGACAGCCAGAAACTTTTTTAA